CTGGATTGGTACAGCAGCATTCAGTATACTGATGGGTCAATCAATCCTACTCCTGAATGGTACTTCAACTGCGGAGATGCAGAAAATCTTATGCCACCCAACGTGGCTTTTGGGTTTCAAGAACCGCTTGATGGTGAGGGTTATGCTGGAGTAATTATACTTTTAGACCAATTTGGAGTGGAAGAGTCTTACAGAGAACCTATCGGAGTGCAACTAATCGAGCCTCTTGTTACAGGAAATAATTATTTAGTGGAATTTAGCATTGTTCGTTTGTATTCCCAAGCTACCACTCTTGCAGCGAATAACTTTGGATTCAAGTTTACCAATGTGCCTGTATTCAGCCATGATTCTTTGTTAATAGACAATACGGCCACTTTCAAGATTGATACAATTGTGTCGGACACTACCAATTGGTTAACTATAAGCACGGAGATCGTCGCCGATTCTAATTATTCATTTGTGCACTTTGGTAATTTCTTCGACAATGCGAATACCGAGTTTATTGCAAATACTGATATCGGCATTTACGCTTATCTAGCATTAGATGCGGTAAGTATCACTGAAGTTCTTTCAACAAACGATGCTCGAGGTGCCAGTCTATCAGTTTACCCCAACCCCGCTTCCCAATATGTAAGTCTCGAATCCGCGGCAAATGAGATAAGAACTGTAAAGATACTCTCGCTGTTGGGAGAAGTGGTCTTTGAGCAAAGCTATGTGGGCCAAAAAGAATTGTCCATTGACGTTTCAGGTTTTGCTAAAGGTCTCTATCTGGTGAAAGTTCATGTTAGCCGGAATGAGTTTTCTACAACAGAACTCTTTATACGATGAAACACTTTATAAAATACATAGTGTACTTTTTGTCTTTTCTATCCTTTAGTGAAGTTTCAGGGCAATCTACAACTGATAATAATGTCCCTGTTGCGGGCAAATATCTTGGCTACAACGGCCCGGGAGACCTAGACTTGCGCACCAATAACATCAACCGCATGCGGCTAATGAAAACGGGAAACACAACAATAAGCGGATAAAATGTTTACACAGGCGGTCATCTCGGTCTCAGCTTAACCCCTGACTTTTTCGGGACCGGACCTACAGGAAAAACGCCTTTTTCACTGCTGCAATTGAGTGGTTTTCAAAACAGCCCAATCACCGGAGCGCAGAAGACTTGAATACTGGATAGAACGGAAATCTATCTCTGTGCCAGGCATTACCTAAGACGCATGCGAGATTTCTTTAAAACGAAATTGACTAATTTCAGACTGAATTAGCGTTTGCATGGGCACCAACGTATTCCACAAACTTTACGTTTCTTAGCCGTAGCGATTGGTTTGACACAAAAGAGAATAATGACCAAAGAATTAATCATAGACATAATAGAGTGGGATATAGAAAATTGGTCAAAAGCAATTGATTTTTGGACAGAAAAAATTGATCTAAAAACCACTAAACTCACTTGTCTTGAATTAGGAGGAAGAAGAGGAGGACTTTCTCTTTGGCTCGCTATTAATCACAATGAAGTTATTTGTTCCGACTTAAATTCACCACAAGAGCACGCTTCAGAATTACATGAAAAATATTCCTGCTCAGAGTATATTGAATATCGAAGCATTGATGCAACTGATATTCCATTTGATAACGCGTTTGATATTGTCGTATTCAAATCAATTTTAGGAGGAGTAAGCAGAAATGGAAAAGACGAATTAAAGAAGCAAACTATAGATGAGATTTATAAAAGCCTCAAACCAAATGGAAAATTACTGTTTGCAGAGAATCTTGAAGCATCATTCCTACATATGTACATTCGAAAAAGATTTGTCAAATGGGGAAGCAGGTGGAATTACCTAAAATACAATGAAATTGACGAGGTGTTCGATTCATTTGATTCTATCCAATACGAAACGGTTGGTTTTCTCGCAGCATTTGGAAGAACAGAAAAGCAGCGAAATTTATTAAGCAAAATTGATCATATAATTAATCCATTTATACCAAAAAGACATAAGTATATAGTTTTTGGGATAGCTGAAAAAAGTGCTGAAGCTGCCCCTCTGGATCTCTGAACCTAACACTCAGCCGTGCAAGAATTTCTGCCTGCATGACTTCTGCCCCCTCCAACACCAGCAGCAATCTTCCCATTTTTTTCATTAACCGAAAGAATCTCAATCCAAGCCACCGCCTTTTCAGCATAAGTTATCTCAAAATCAACACAAATCGTGGCCAAACTTAGCTAAGTTACAGCTACTCTTATATTGAGATTTGCTATTCAAACTTATCAGAATCCTATTCGAGTATATATCCACAAATTTCCGTCGGCATAAATCATTCTCGGCTGGTCCTCGAACAGGAAATTTGAACTAATTTTAGCTCAAGCTTCACCTACGTTATGAGAAGGAAAAACGTCCATTTTAATGTTGAGCCTTTTGGGCATAAGATGAAGGCAATAAACCATCGCTATATTCTGCTTTTTAGTTATTCGCTCTTCTTTCTCTTATTATCCTGTGGAAACACAGAGAGTGATGAAATAGAAAAAGCCGATAAGGCCTCTTCAAAAGACGAAAAAGGAAATACAAATTTCTTGGAGGATTATGAAGCTATCGGCGCAAATGGAACTGTGAATGCCATAATTGAAATTCCCTCAGGAACGGTCGAAAAGTGGGAGTTGAATAAGACCAATGGACAAATTGAACCTGAGCATGTCAATAATGCCCTAAGAATTATCAATTACTTAGGGTATCCCGGCAATTATGGGATGGTTCCGAAAACCATACTCTCAAAAGAACTGGGTGGGGACGGCGACCCTCTCGATATTATAGTGCTTGGACCGCCCGTAGATAGAGGTGGCATAATTGAATGCAAGGTTATAGGTATTCTATACTTGATGGACAACCAAGAACAAGATGATAAGCTGGTTGCCGTGTCTCCAAATTCAATGCTGTATGAAGTTGATGATGTCAGCGAGCTTGAGGCAAAATACAACGGAATTTCAGAGATTTTAGAGATCTGGTTTACCAATTATAAAGGACCGGGAAAAATAACATCAAATGGATTTGGCAATAAAATCAGTGCTCTAGAAGTGCTGGCGGCCGCCATCAAACAATATGAGTTAAGCGATGCAGCTACAATACCAAAATAGGTTCAAGAAAAAGAGTGTAAATTTAGAATTATGAGAATGTTCAATATGAAACGATCTCCATTTGTTCTACTACTCGTCCTAGTTGGCCTGTCTGCTCAAGCTCAAAATGATTTTGAGCCCTACTCATTCTTTGTGGCGGGGCATGTCTATGGAGCGGTAGGGGCTAATAATATTGGGGTTCACCCACCGTTTAAGGCAAAGTTTCCCTACGTACAAAGCAGGTCTGAAATAGAATTTGGTGTTTTCGCCGGAGATATTGTACCTAGTACTCCTGTAGCCCAAGATTGGGAAGAGATTGACGCGGACGTCGAGGACCTAGGCATACCAGTGCATTTTGTCGCCGGTAATCACGAAGTGCGGAATCTACCCTTGTTTGAAGCTCGGTACGGCGATACATATTTTGACTTTACATACAACAACGATTTGTTTATCATTCTGGACGCCAACATAGATGGATGGAGCATCGCAGGTGACCAACTGGAATATTTGAAAAATGTAATTAATGGTAAATGTGCCTCCATTGAAAAAGTCTTTGTTTTTTTTCATCAAATCCTCTGGAGAGATGATGATCAATTTAACCACATAAGCCCTAACTCATATGAGGGGAGAGTTGCTCCTGTGAACTTTTGGACAACTGTGATTCCAATTTTTGACTCCATAACAAATGATGTCTACATATTTGCAGGCGACCTTGGAGCCAGTTGGTCTTCAGTAGTTTCTTACGACCGCTACAACAATATTACATTCATTGCCAGTGGCATGGGAGGGCAAGATGGAGATAATTTCGTTGTGGTAAATATTGATTCAGATAAGACTGTTAGTTACGATTTGATTTGTTTAAATGACCAAGATCTATTTTGCTTGGGAGAGCTCAACGATTACTTGACTGTCGACATCACAACCTCTACAGAATCCGAAGAGCAAACCGGCACCAATTTTATTTATCCGAATCCTTCCGACCAATTTATCAATGTTTCAACCAATCAAGCGAGCATCCTTCAACTATACGACATGAAGGGAGCACTAATTCTTGAAGAAAACTGTAATGAATACTCAAATCAACCGATAAACATCTCTCAGCTGCAAAATGGGCTTTACACCGCCAAGCTTAGCAGCGAATCAGAAACCAGGGTCCAAAAGCTTATTATCCAATAGCCACCCTCTAAGGCCCCTTATAATTGTTGTTGAAAATTCGATTCTATATCTTCAGGCTCATTGACTGGACGCTGAAGCTTACTTCAAGTGAAAATCAATAGAAGATTTCATACACATCTTTCGCCGTCCCTTCTATTTTTCTTTCCTCTAAATACACCGAAGAACCTCTCTCAATCAGAAATTTAGTTTCGCAATTCTTTATGGATAAACCTTTTGTTCTCAGCGTAGCGCCGCCATACTCAGGCTTCTTTTGCAAAGCAACCAGTCCATAATTGGAATTGATAATTTCTACATCTTTAAGGTTTACCTGAGATAAATCCTTTGAAGCAACACCAATGTTGCAATTCTCTACGGTGCAATTGGTCACATTCAATGTTGACTGCTCTCCCCCACTTATTCCCTTATCGTTCGCATTTAGGATGTAACAGTTTGCTATGTCGATTTGGCTCGTGCTAAAATCAATGGCGTCATTCCCGATTTTGTCAAAGGTGGAATTCAGTAGTTGTCCTGTGCAAAAATCAGAATCAAATGCATCGGAGTAAATGCCATAAAAGAATGAACTATCAACTAAAAATGTCGACCGAATTATGTTCAGTGCGTCCTCACAATGATTATCCTCAAAGGTGGTGTGACTGAAGGTGACATCCGATTCATAAAAATTCACGGCACCGGTTAATCCCCATCCTTTGTAGCTTAAGGTGCTCAAATTACTGAAGGTGGTATGGGATACATAGGATTCTCCATGGGCTTGAAGTACATTAAATCCATTGGCTGAGGAATCGGAAGATTGAATCAAGATTCGCTCTTGTCCGGTACCATTGGCAATAATTCTGGAGTGAGAAACGATACAGGCTGAATCTATCATATTCAAATGAACACCGGCTTCGAACAGAACAACTTTACCCTCGGGGATGAGTATCTTATTTCGCAGAACATAGTCCCCTTTCTTCAGAATCAAAGAATCACCATTCTCAATGAACAGTTGATTTGGATTTGAGCTAGAGTCACTTTTCAATTTCTGATAAGGAGATTTCAGCGTATTCTTCTTCCATAGAGATAATTCGGCTGTGTACTCTTCATCTGAGTCAAGAGCTTTCAGCACAGCATATTTTGCCGTTGTGAAGTAAGGCATCGAAAGCATTGTATCAACCAATTGGCCGCTATAATTATCTAAAATCAAATCGTCAAAGCTGTACAACTCTCGTTTCTGCTCATTCAATATTGCCATAAACTGAACCGGTCTCGCATTGTAATTCTCAACCAAGAGGGAAGCTTCATTTGCATTGGCTTTGGAGTAATATAAATTCACGAAATAAGGAACGAGTGATTTTGTCAAAGCCGTATTGAAAGGATAAGTTGGTTCTTTAAATTCAATATCTGTGAAATATCCATTTGTTCTTTTCTCTCTTAGCTTAGCTATTTGCGCTTTTAAATCCAATGCATTGCTCTGCAAAAAGTCTTCAGGTAAGTTATAATGCGAAAACTCCATATTTATCAGATCGGCGTGTTCATTGAGTTCATCGTCTCGTTGAACCAGAAATTCTTGAATAAACTCAGGATCAGTATACTCTTCCAAATAATTCAAGTACAGCTCAAGTAATTTTTCCGAACCAAAAAAGGAATGGATCATATTTTCATACTTCAGGTAAGTACTGTTTTTGTCAAATACTAAAGCCGACAAAGTAGCGCTACCGTCTTCATACTCTTCCGTATAATTGTCAAAATTTATTGGTTCAAGTTTGCACAAAACGGGATTGTAATAAAACCTCATATTGTGCCAAATAAACCCGTGTTTGCCATCTACGAGATCCATTAATGCCAGGTATTTGGCCAGTTTATCAAGATCAAACAAATCGTCAATTGAACTCTCTCTGTTTCTGAATTGATTGAGGAGACTTTGCGCGATAAGGAATTGGCCATACATTATCGTATCAGACAGCACTTTGTTCGTTCCAAACGGGGTGATTCTGCTCGTCTCGAACACAGGCATGTATGGGTACTCCACCCTGTCAGTCCCTACCGTTAATGCATTAACTCTCCAAAACGGATCTTCATCAAACCTAATAATTGGTCCTTCCCTTCTCAGGTTAAATTCAATCAATTGCTTGGCGAAATGTTCCTCAATTGCATAAAGGCCAAAGTTTTCCGTATTGAGATAAAGTGGAGTAAATGAATATCTGGTCGTCAGGATACCTTGATCTGTAAACAACTCATGTGCAAGGTATTCGTGTAAAAAATTTCGGCTAGCAGGAGTTTGGACTGAGAATGATCGCATGCGGCCAAACGTCCTATCTTCTCGTGTTTTCACCCGGAAAGACCATTTTCTGCCTTGCATATGATCCAACCAATCACCTTTCAAGCGAGCTTCTATGGGTATTACTATTTTCTCATCTGATAAAACCCCCTTAGACCAGCGGTCGCGGCTAAAATGAACACCTTCTCTAAAAGCTTCTTCTCTCTCACTCTCAAAGAACGCCAACTCCTCTTCTGAGAAATAGAGATGTAAACCGGATTGACCCCTGAATTCAGGGTATTCTTTTCGACGAAAGGATTCTATAACCAGATCATCAAAATATCCTTCGTTTGACGGAGCACGCGCATAGATAGAGATAGCCTCCACCGCCGGCGGAAGTTCAAATTCTATTTCCAGTTTTTCCCATCCGTTCTCTCCCTTTTCTACCACTATCGGTTTTTCGAGATAGATTATACCCTTGGGTTCGCCGTCTATGACCAGTTTAGACGTTTTGTTTGGGTCTTTGCGCCAAATAGAAACTTTGAAATATTGATCTGTTTCTGCGTTTTCGATACGCGTGGTAAAGGCAAAAGAATTCTCTTTATCAATGCGCAAAGATGTGGGAGCACTGTGAAATTCTTTATCCGTCTTTTCACCACCCAAGGTGGTTGCTATTCTTCCATTGAATCCCGTATTCACCTGCTCTTCCTCGTCAGAATTGCATTCAATTCTGTAGCTGTCCTTGGTGTCATTGGTAGTGTTCTCCGCGCATGAAACGCAGAAAAACATGACAATGATTATACTCTTAAGAAGTAGTGGCTTCATTATTCCGTTAGCCGAATAATTCATGTCGATCTAAACAGCCAAATGAGGGTGAAAGATTTCAATACCCCTGACATACTTAGAAAACTTATTCAAACGCACCGGTAACTGTGATGTGATCATCGAAACATTTTCGGCTTGTCGCTCATCGTATTTTAGTTCAACAATGATAGTGTTCTTCTCCTCGGCAAATTTCTTGAAATTATTGTTCTTCGACTTAAAATTATAAAACCTCAAAGCAATATCTACTGTAATTCGATACTTACTATCAAATGATTTGTAGTACTCACGTTCGTAGCTATTTAATAGAGTCGGAACTAACCTTTTAACCTGATTCAATACATCCTCAGGTAAGTCTGAGTTTTGGAACGAGGTTATTAAATCTTGTTTGGTAGTGGCAGAATTAAGCTCAAAAGGTAGGAGTTTGTACGACTTTTTTTTTCCGACCAACGCACGTTTGGTCTTGAATTCTAAAATCGGATTCTCAATTTTGCCAAAAGTATCTCCATACCACCTTATTCTAACCTTGGTTCTTGCGCTTTTACCAAAGTGGTTGTCATAGTAATTGTTAAGGTTGGGTGAGTCAAAATAAACGTTGTTGATACGTCTTGCTTGGAATACCTTGCGAAATCCGACTGGATTGACCTTGATCATCTGCCTGACGAATTGAACGGATTGGTTTTCAACTACAAACTTCCTTTCAAATCTTGCATTCTCTAAAACCGTGTATTCATCGCTATTCCGCACGATTAATAGCTTTTATTGTCTAGAAAGGAAAGGTTGCTGTTGGGATAAGTGCCCCGCAGTTCGTTTCTAAACTTTTCTAAATCTTCCGATTTCTTGGCTTCCACTACAAAAGACATTTCTACAGACTCATTCTGCTCATCAAATCGCTTCAATTGGTGCTTTTTAAAATGCGCTTTAAGAAGTGCAGTCACTTTATCCAATGAAATACCATCTTTCACATCGGAATCTATGTTTAAAAATATGCTATTGATAGACTCTTTCTTTTTTACGAGATGTCTTCCCCAGAGAATTGCCATAAAGACGGCGAAGGCGATCAAAACGATAGTAACTTGATTTGCACCTAAGCCCAGACCTATTGCAATAGCAAAGAACAGAAATGAGAGTTCTTCAGGCTCCTTTATGGCAGCTCTGAATCTGACAATGGAGAGTGCTCCTACCAAGCCCAATGATAGAGCGAGTGATGATTTAACAATCGTTATGATGAGCATTGTAGTAAATGCCAGCACCATGAAGTTAGATGAGAAATCTTTTTTATTCGATAGGCTCTTAGCGACTTTTTGGTATGTCCATCCCAACAACCCACACAATATGACGACCAATACAGAATTGATCAAAAAATCCTCAATTGAGATGTTCTCATTCTCGACTATCAAGAACTTCTGAAATAGATTCCACTTATCCTCCATAAGAATCGTTTAAAAAGGGCCACAAGATAGGCATTGCGTTAAGAAAGAATAAACCCAATGTGAAATTCCTTGATACATCAGCAAGTGCAGACTGACTCGATAAGGATGTGATTGCGTTTTTGATAAATAGAAACGCCAGGTCTAGAGTGCACTGAGTATATTGTCTTGCTCAAATAGTTCCTTTGTTTCGCCCAAACCTTCCGCCTCCATCACATCTCACACACAGTCGAGTGCACCTTAACAGTCCTGAGCTTCTCCCATATGTCATGTTCAAAGGGCAAGGGTGAAAATCGAAAAAGCAGAATAAGCTGATCTTTTTCTCCACAGTAATCCGAATAGATTCTGGCATGAAGAGTTAATGGTTCTTGAGTGACAAATCCATCGAAGATAGTTAGTTCACCGGTAAATGCCACGCTGTCCTTTAGGTCGGTGTTGGGTAGAAATTGTGCTTTGGTCTTTGTCAGCTTAGACTGATCCGTCCGACTCAAGCCACCAATCAATCCGTCAAAGTACAATTTCAGGTTGCCTTCCAATTCCTCGGCTGTAGTAGCTTGTTTGTCTTCCAATGCCCACACAAATACATACGACCAAAAGTCTATGCTATCGGGCTTGATCCAGTTTACAGGAAATACCACTTCTTCTACTCCCCTGTATGGAATCTCTTCGGCAAAATGCAGCGGAAAATGAAAGAACTCTTTTCCCCAATCAGTCACCAACAATCCCATCCCCTTCAGGATGGTAATCTGATCTACTGCGTGGTAATTCTTTGGGTCCAGTTTCACGGACATTTCGTAATTCACAATAGCGAGCGAGTCCTCACCTGCAGCCATATATCCCTCTCCCAAGCTGTCATACGGATTAGCCGAATCGGGAAACTCTGTTACGAGCAATTTAAAAATCTCAATAGCCGACCCGATTTTTCCTTCTGCAAGGAAATCATACCCCAACCGATTCAGCTCCTGCTCGTTTTCAAAATTGTAGTCGTTTGGCGCATCGTGCTTCAATTGGTAATAAAGACCGATAAGCTCCTCCACCGAGAGGTGACTGTTTTGTTGCAGTTTCACGTAGACCGATCGCTTTTCTTGATGAGCGATATAAACTTTATCCTTGTCGGTTTGCCTTGGCTGGAGGGCACTTGCATTGGAGCAGCCAAAAACTGCAAAGGCCAACACAGCGGTAAACCCTGCGAACCTGATCTTTTCACGAATCATAATTTCATTTGCTTTGACCTGAAGATACGCGCCTCAGCAAGGCGTCCTGTGAATGAATGTAAAAGATTGTAAAAGCATGCTAAACGTTCGTTAGCGTTTATTTTTCCAACTGTCCATCGAAATATATCACGGGCAGTTTGAGTTTTACTACTACCACATTTCACCTGGTAGCTCATGTGATTTTCTGAGCTCTACTAATAAAGAGAATCCAGAGAAACTCTCTTCGCAATTATTTAAAAAACCCTTCGTTGATTTAAACAATAGTTTACAACTTAGCGCACCAAACTGTCCTAGCATGTCACCAAAAGTAAAGTCGACCTTTTTCAAACTATCCGAATACTACTTTATCATCATGGCCATCTTAGCCGGTTACACACCGCCATTGGAGCTCAATCCCATTTTCATGTGGATAGCCTTGATCATTTTGGTTCAACTCATCTTTCGAAACCGGATAATGGGACTTGTATTGGGCAGCATTTTCTTTGTAGTCAATTTACTCTTTCTGGGCGCATTGATTTCTGAGTTTCGAGAATTTGCTCAGTTTACCGACGATGCACAGCGACTGATTCTTGTCGGCATGTCAATCTGGATTGGAAATGTGATTTTTAGCATAGCAATGATTTTCCATTACGCCAAGAAAGAGAATCGTAGTAATCCATTACCTGCGTAACCAGAATCTCGATACACGCCTATATTGCTCAGCGCTCATCTCCTACACCTCTGAAATTATTGCATTCTGAGAAAGCCGAGGTGAATCTCTATCTATGTGATCATTAGACCCACACTTTTTCTCATCATCATTGCCATGCTTCTAAAAAAAAACCTATTTTCGACCTGACATGTCACTGAACACAAGAAATACAGCCACCTCAAATACCTCTTACGGAGTAACGGGGCCGTGTGCAAGGCTTATTACCATTATCCAGTTCACCCTCACCCTTCGGGGTTCTATCTAAACTTCGGACATTCCGCATGTCAATCCAAAACCATAGAAATCTGCATTTCTATTTCACAAGGCTATTTATAACACAAAACCTATCGCAATGATTGTGATGAAATTCGGAGGTACCAGCGTTTCCTCCAAACAGAACCTCGAACATATAGAATCAATACTACTTAATAAAGACGACAATTACATCATCGTTGTTTCCGCCTTCTCGCAAGTCACCAACAAACTAGAGAATCTTGCCCGACAGGCCTTGAATGAAGATGTTTCTGATCTTCTGGAAGAGATCAGGAGAGTTCATTTTGAGCTAATCGGTCTACTGTTTACAGCTCAATATCAAACCGAATTGCACATGAAAGTTCAGCAAAAATGCACTGAACTAGAAGCCATTTGCAAAGGGATTAACATCCTGAAAGAGCTTTCTCCAAGAACTCTTGCCAATGTGTCGAGTTTCGGAGAACAACTTTCAGCCGTCATTCTCCACAAATACCTGGAAAGCAGTGGAAGCGAAATAAACCTTTTGGATAGTAGCAAGCTCATCAGGGCCGAAGGAGATTACCTCAATGCCACGGTAGATTTGACCAAAACCACCAAGGCAATATCTGAAAAGGTAACCGACAAAAACTACATTGCAGGAGGGTTTATCGCCTCCAATAAGGACGGCGAAATTGTGACACTCGGCCGAGGCGGATCTGACTATTCGGCTTCCATTTATGCCCATGCGGTGGATGCCAAGTACCTGGAGATCTGGAGCGATGTAAGCGGAATGCACAGCGCCAATCCCAAAATCGTTGGTAACACTGTTTCTATAAAGAAGATCAGCTACGAAGAAGCGTTTGAAATGGCCTACTTCGGCGCTAAGGTATTGTACCCGTCCTCCATCCTACCCTTGATCAAAAAGGACATTCCGCTCTACTTGAAAAACACCCTCTCGCCAGAGGATGAAGGGACATTTATCAGCAATGAAAATAAGTCGGTCGAGCATAAAATCCACGGACTATCTTCTTTGGATCATATTGCTATGATCACCATTTCGGGTATCGGCTTAGCCAAAAAGAAAGGTAGCGCAAGAAGGGTTTTTCAAGCTTTGGAAGAAGTGCAAGTGAACATTGTCTTGATCACCCAAAGTTGCTCAGAACAAAGCATCGGGATGGGCATCGATCAAAAGAACATGGAGAAGGCCGAAGCGGCTATTAATCAAGAATTCAGTTACGAGATTGAAAAAGGATTGATCAATCCGGTCAGTAGCCAAACCGACAAATGTATTATCGCCCTGATCGGCGATAATATGCGTCACAAAGTCGGACTTTGTGGAAAAGTATTCGGTGCCATCGGCGAGAACGGCATCAACATCACGGCCATTGCCCAAGGTGCTTCCGAAAGAAACATTTCCATCGTGATCGATCGAAAAGACGAAGCAAAAGCCCTGAACGTGATTCACGAAAAGTTCTTCAGCAATGTGGTGAAAGACGTTCACCTCTTCATCGCGGGAGTAGGAAATGTGGGGAGCGAGTTTTTGAAGATCATCGCTGACCAGAAAGAAACACTCATCGAAGAATACGGCATTAATCTCAAGGTCGTTGGCGTGGCCAATAGCACCAGAATGCTCCTGATCGATGGAGATGAATTGAATCATGAAGACATATTAAGCATAAAAGAAAAAGGAAAGGAATACGGCACCCTGTCCAATTACCTCGACGAAATTATTGCCTTGAATTTGCGGAACAGTATTTTCATAGACAATACGGCCTCGGAAGTGGTGAGCAGTGGGTACGCGCAACTATTGGAGAATAGCATCTCAGTGGTGACGTGTAACAAAATCGCGTGTAGTAGCGAGTATGAATTGTATGCCCGATTGAAAAGTTTGGCCAAAGAACACAATTGCTCTTTCAAGTATGAAACCTCTGTAGGTGCTGCCCTCCCGATTATAAAAACTATTCACGACCTAAATATCAGTGGAGACAAAATTCACAAAATTGAAGCAGTGATTTCAGGGAGCTTAAACTTCATCTTCAACGAGTACAATGGCGAAAATAAATTTGCCGACGTGGTACTCAAGGCAAAAGAAGATGGCTACACTGAGCCCAACCCCCTGATTGACTTGAGTGGATTGGATGTAATGCGAAAGATCCTAATTCTGTCGAGAGAATCAGGATTAAACCGCGAATTATCAGACATTACTTTTAATGATTTTTTACCCAAAGAATGCTCCGACTCTGCAGATGTCCCAAGCTTCTTTAATAATTTGGAAAAGCACGAAGCACATTTCAAGGAGTTATATTCCAAAGCAACTTCCAATGAAAACAAATTGAAGGTCTTGGCTACGCTGGAAAATGGAA
This genomic window from Cryomorphaceae bacterium 1068 contains:
- a CDS encoding CotH kinase family protein, which encodes MKPLLLKSIIIVMFFCVSCAENTTNDTKDSYRIECNSDEEEQVNTGFNGRIATTLGGEKTDKEFHSAPTSLRIDKENSFAFTTRIENAETDQYFKVSIWRKDPNKTSKLVIDGEPKGIIYLEKPIVVEKGENGWEKLEIEFELPPAVEAISIYARAPSNEGYFDDLVIESFRRKEYPEFRGQSGLHLYFSEEELAFFESEREEAFREGVHFSRDRWSKGVLSDEKIVIPIEARLKGDWLDHMQGRKWSFRVKTREDRTFGRMRSFSVQTPASRNFLHEYLAHELFTDQGILTTRYSFTPLYLNTENFGLYAIEEHFAKQLIEFNLRREGPIIRFDEDPFWRVNALTVGTDRVEYPYMPVFETSRITPFGTNKVLSDTIMYGQFLIAQSLLNQFRNRESSIDDLFDLDKLAKYLALMDLVDGKHGFIWHNMRFYYNPVLCKLEPINFDNYTEEYEDGSATLSALVFDKNSTYLKYENMIHSFFGSEKLLELYLNYLEEYTDPEFIQEFLVQRDDELNEHADLINMEFSHYNLPEDFLQSNALDLKAQIAKLREKRTNGYFTDIEFKEPTYPFNTALTKSLVPYFVNLYYSKANANEASLLVENYNARPVQFMAILNEQKRELYSFDDLILDNYSGQLVDTMLSMPYFTTAKYAVLKALDSDEEYTAELSLWKKNTLKSPYQKLKSDSSSNPNQLFIENGDSLILKKGDYVLRNKILIPEGKVVLFEAGVHLNMIDSACIVSHSRIIANGTGQERILIQSSDSSANGFNVLQAHGESYVSHTTFSNLSTLSYKGWGLTGAVNFYESDVTFSHTTFEDNHCEDALNIIRSTFLVDSSFFYGIYSDAFDSDFCTGQLLNSTFDKIGNDAIDFSTSQIDIANCYILNANDKGISGGEQSTLNVTNCTVENCNIGVASKDLSQVNLKDVEIINSNYGLVALQKKPEYGGATLRTKGLSIKNCETKFLIERGSSVYLEERKIEGTAKDVYEIFY
- a CDS encoding class I SAM-dependent methyltransferase, translating into MTKELIIDIIEWDIENWSKAIDFWTEKIDLKTTKLTCLELGGRRGGLSLWLAINHNEVICSDLNSPQEHASELHEKYSCSEYIEYRSIDATDIPFDNAFDIVVFKSILGGVSRNGKDELKKQTIDEIYKSLKPNGKLLFAENLEASFLHMYIRKRFVKWGSRWNYLKYNEIDEVFDSFDSIQYETVGFLAAFGRTEKQRNLLSKIDHIINPFIPKRHKYIVFGIAEKSAEAAPLDL
- a CDS encoding T9SS type A sorting domain-containing protein, which translates into the protein MQTRLISTFLAWVIAIAGFSQNLVPNGSFEEGTNCPSFIGNFDEECLDWYSSIQYTDGSINPTPEWYFNCGDAENLMPPNVAFGFQEPLDGEGYAGVIILLDQFGVEESYREPIGVQLIEPLVTGNNYLVEFSIVRLYSQATTLAANNFGFKFTNVPVFSHDSLLIDNTATFKIDTIVSDTTNWLTISTEIVADSNYSFVHFGNFFDNANTEFIANTDIGIYAYLALDAVSITEVLSTNDARGASLSVYPNPASQYVSLESAANEIRTVKILSLLGEVVFEQSYVGQKELSIDVSGFAKGLYLVKVHVSRNEFSTTELFIR
- a CDS encoding T9SS type A sorting domain-containing protein is translated as MRMFNMKRSPFVLLLVLVGLSAQAQNDFEPYSFFVAGHVYGAVGANNIGVHPPFKAKFPYVQSRSEIEFGVFAGDIVPSTPVAQDWEEIDADVEDLGIPVHFVAGNHEVRNLPLFEARYGDTYFDFTYNNDLFIILDANIDGWSIAGDQLEYLKNVINGKCASIEKVFVFFHQILWRDDDQFNHISPNSYEGRVAPVNFWTTVIPIFDSITNDVYIFAGDLGASWSSVVSYDRYNNITFIASGMGGQDGDNFVVVNIDSDKTVSYDLICLNDQDLFCLGELNDYLTVDITTSTESEEQTGTNFIYPNPSDQFINVSTNQASILQLYDMKGALILEENCNEYSNQPINISQLQNGLYTAKLSSESETRVQKLIIQ
- a CDS encoding inorganic diphosphatase: MRRKNVHFNVEPFGHKMKAINHRYILLFSYSLFFLLLSCGNTESDEIEKADKASSKDEKGNTNFLEDYEAIGANGTVNAIIEIPSGTVEKWELNKTNGQIEPEHVNNALRIINYLGYPGNYGMVPKTILSKELGGDGDPLDIIVLGPPVDRGGIIECKVIGILYLMDNQEQDDKLVAVSPNSMLYEVDDVSELEAKYNGISEILEIWFTNYKGPGKITSNGFGNKISALEVLAAAIKQYELSDAATIPK
- a CDS encoding polyphosphate polymerase domain-containing protein; the protein is MRNSDEYTVLENARFERKFVVENQSVQFVRQMIKVNPVGFRKVFQARRINNVYFDSPNLNNYYDNHFGKSARTKVRIRWYGDTFGKIENPILEFKTKRALVGKKKSYKLLPFELNSATTKQDLITSFQNSDLPEDVLNQVKRLVPTLLNSYEREYYKSFDSKYRITVDIALRFYNFKSKNNNFKKFAEEKNTIIVELKYDERQAENVSMITSQLPVRLNKFSKYVRGIEIFHPHLAV